Proteins from one Prevotella sp. E2-28 genomic window:
- a CDS encoding endonuclease/exonuclease/phosphatase family protein: MKKTMFLLVLALLVGVGSAFAQEKKFSLYGVGFYNLENLFDTCHDEGHNDYQFLPDGQYKWTGLKYSSKLKNMARVLSEMGTDKLPGIGCAIIGVSEVENAKCMADLCEQEPLKKRGYKFVHVEGPDNRGVDCAMIYNPRFFSVENVTLMPYIYTLPEDSNRHTRGFLTVSGKLAGEHVAVIVNHLPSRFAGSFYREEGGRQIRLVKDSLLRVDPDFKIFVMGDMNDDPQDPSMATALGAKRKMKDVEKGGLWNPWWDTLANGTGTLMYDGKWNLFDQIILSQSLLDQKKKKDYRTLKYFAHQIFHRDYLFQKEGKYKGSSLRTHAGGVWLNGYSDHFPTVVYVVKEAK; the protein is encoded by the coding sequence ATGAAAAAGACAATGTTTTTGCTGGTGCTGGCGCTCTTGGTAGGTGTAGGTTCCGCTTTTGCTCAGGAGAAGAAATTTTCATTGTATGGCGTAGGATTCTATAATCTTGAGAATCTGTTTGATACGTGTCACGATGAGGGTCATAATGACTATCAGTTCCTGCCAGATGGACAATATAAGTGGACTGGCTTGAAGTATTCCAGTAAGTTGAAGAATATGGCTCGTGTGCTCTCTGAAATGGGCACGGATAAACTGCCCGGCATAGGTTGTGCAATCATTGGTGTTTCGGAAGTTGAGAATGCCAAGTGTATGGCAGATTTGTGTGAGCAGGAACCATTGAAAAAGCGCGGTTATAAGTTTGTTCATGTAGAAGGTCCTGACAATCGTGGTGTCGATTGCGCTATGATTTACAATCCACGTTTCTTCTCTGTTGAGAATGTAACTCTGATGCCCTATATTTATACCCTTCCAGAGGATAGCAATCGCCATACTCGTGGCTTCCTTACTGTAAGTGGTAAGCTCGCAGGTGAGCATGTGGCCGTTATCGTCAATCACTTGCCATCTCGTTTTGCTGGTTCGTTCTATCGTGAGGAAGGAGGCCGTCAGATTCGCCTTGTAAAGGATTCACTACTTCGTGTAGATCCTGATTTCAAAATCTTTGTCATGGGCGATATGAACGATGATCCGCAGGATCCTTCTATGGCCACAGCACTTGGAGCAAAGCGAAAGATGAAAGATGTAGAGAAGGGCGGACTATGGAACCCTTGGTGGGATACACTGGCTAATGGTACTGGCACTTTGATGTATGACGGCAAGTGGAATCTGTTTGACCAGATTATCTTGTCGCAGTCATTGCTTGACCAAAAGAAGAAAAAGGACTACAGAACATTAAAATACTTCGCTCATCAGATATTCCATCGTGACTATCTGTTCCAGAAAGAGGGCAAGTATAAAGGTAGTTCACTGCGTACACATGCAGGAGGCGTTTGGTTGAATGGCTATAGTGACCACTTCCCAACAGTTGTCTATGTTGTGAAAGAGGCGAAATGA
- a CDS encoding type B 50S ribosomal protein L31 — protein MKQGIHPENYRPVVFKDMSNGDMFLTKSTAKTNDTVEFEGETYPVVKVEISSSSHPFYTGKSKLVDTAGRVDKFMSRYGKASKK, from the coding sequence ATGAAACAAGGAATTCATCCCGAAAACTATCGCCCCGTCGTGTTTAAGGACATGTCCAACGGCGATATGTTCCTTACGAAGTCTACTGCAAAGACTAACGACACTGTAGAGTTCGAAGGCGAAACTTACCCCGTGGTAAAAGTTGAAATCTCTAGCAGCTCTCACCCCTTCTACACTGGTAAGAGCAAGCTCGTCGACACCGCTGGTCGCGTCGATAAGTTCATGAGCCGCTACGGTAAGGCTTCGAAGAAGTAA
- a CDS encoding capsule assembly Wzi family protein — protein MTYKKYLLISTCLCCYVASWAQDTSKTELTYDLSTEAAVGSGDYTAFQLVTNRHHTLATRANTAYMRGAVNIEHSLGNDLTVSGAVDAIASVHADHKAYLQQCYANLSYQTFFIEAGTREEKQAVRNDLLSSGSFVKGTNAKPFAQLHIGTKDFWTVPFTKDWIQIHFDGGYGRYLDGNYRENAFYKGVTASGKNVNEKYATGIYMHQKHLYIRTNPNKRFFAMVGMEHMVQFGGTAYKYNKEGVLVKKNKPTDLKACFDVFLPFGDSNYAEHDAMEDWIFGNHVGMMTVQFGWNINKDHLLQTYVDNPFEDGSGIRKGNGWDGLWGIEYTNKTSGVQYVRGAVIEYFQTTNQSGPLHWDSRDYPQLKNSAIDDYVTGNDEYYNHTCYDSYTHYGMTPGNALITSPIYNKDGYTAFRDNRVKAWHAGVNGEITEHLGYLVKGSYREGWGTYNKPLATKHHSFDAMVQGIYSAGPWQFSASYAFDKGNIYGDNSTFDIKIGYHGKIL, from the coding sequence ATGACTTACAAAAAATACCTTCTTATTTCAACATGTCTTTGTTGTTACGTAGCATCATGGGCACAAGATACCTCAAAGACAGAACTAACCTATGACTTATCAACTGAGGCAGCCGTAGGTTCTGGAGACTACACCGCATTTCAATTAGTCACAAATCGGCATCACACATTGGCCACACGAGCCAACACGGCTTATATGCGAGGTGCTGTGAATATAGAGCATTCGCTGGGAAATGACCTGACTGTGTCAGGGGCCGTAGATGCCATTGCCTCAGTACATGCTGACCACAAAGCCTATTTGCAGCAATGCTATGCTAACCTGTCGTACCAGACGTTCTTTATCGAGGCAGGCACACGCGAAGAGAAACAGGCTGTGCGCAACGACTTGCTCTCCAGCGGATCGTTTGTTAAGGGCACTAATGCTAAGCCATTTGCACAACTTCATATCGGCACCAAGGATTTCTGGACTGTGCCATTCACAAAAGATTGGATACAGATACACTTCGACGGAGGATATGGCAGATACCTAGATGGTAACTATCGTGAGAATGCTTTCTACAAAGGAGTTACTGCCAGTGGGAAAAACGTTAACGAGAAATATGCCACTGGCATCTATATGCACCAAAAGCATTTGTATATCCGTACCAACCCCAATAAGCGATTCTTCGCTATGGTAGGCATGGAACACATGGTGCAGTTTGGAGGAACAGCCTATAAATATAATAAAGAAGGAGTGCTGGTCAAAAAGAACAAACCAACAGACCTGAAGGCCTGTTTCGACGTATTTCTGCCTTTTGGCGACAGTAATTATGCTGAACATGATGCCATGGAGGACTGGATTTTCGGTAACCACGTGGGCATGATGACTGTACAATTTGGATGGAATATCAACAAAGACCATCTGTTGCAGACATATGTAGATAATCCATTTGAAGACGGTTCCGGTATACGTAAAGGAAACGGTTGGGACGGACTATGGGGAATAGAATACACCAACAAAACTTCTGGCGTGCAATATGTGAGAGGTGCAGTGATAGAATATTTCCAAACAACAAACCAGTCTGGTCCTCTACATTGGGACAGTAGGGATTACCCTCAACTGAAAAACAGTGCTATAGACGACTATGTTACAGGTAATGACGAATACTATAACCATACCTGCTACGACAGTTACACACATTATGGTATGACACCTGGTAATGCACTTATTACCTCACCTATCTATAATAAAGATGGATACACTGCTTTCCGTGACAATCGCGTAAAAGCATGGCATGCCGGAGTGAACGGAGAAATTACAGAACATCTTGGCTACCTCGTGAAAGGATCCTATCGCGAAGGATGGGGCACTTATAATAAACCATTAGCCACTAAGCATCACTCTTTTGATGCCATGGTGCAAGGCATTTACAGCGCAGGTCCTTGGCAATTTAGTGCTTCCTATGCTTTCGACAAAGGAAACATCTATGGTGACAACTCTACATTTGACATAAAAATTGGATATCATGGCAAAATTTTGTAA
- a CDS encoding DUF5689 domain-containing protein — MKKIQYLLLALVGGLFASCMDGDDKLFNDDWSVPDSLGTNLYGNPYIKETNLVTIAQLKSKFNTEVSTEGKYKQVTEPMQIKAYVTANDIQGNMYNEISVQDETGAIFIGIAQGGVYGYLAVGQEILIELKDLYIGNYRLSATIGTPYTSSSGDVSVSRMPRALWQQHFTYTGKTKAIEPEEFSSSWDLSKDAGKLCVIKGVSIKKGGYYNSDTKQYVDNVPFVKGESTFSHPDYSTSWYFNELTDAQKGGVQIYTSNYADFAAMKLPTGKMNLTGVIKRYRDQWELIIRSIDDVEVLN, encoded by the coding sequence ATGAAAAAGATACAGTATTTGTTATTAGCACTTGTAGGTGGACTTTTCGCCAGTTGTATGGATGGCGACGACAAGTTGTTCAACGACGACTGGAGCGTACCCGATTCTTTGGGTACCAACCTCTATGGCAATCCATATATCAAGGAGACCAACCTCGTCACCATCGCTCAGCTAAAGAGCAAGTTCAACACCGAGGTGTCTACAGAAGGAAAATACAAGCAAGTTACTGAGCCCATGCAGATCAAGGCCTATGTTACAGCCAATGACATTCAGGGCAATATGTACAACGAAATCAGTGTACAGGATGAGACGGGAGCCATCTTCATTGGCATTGCCCAAGGTGGTGTCTATGGCTACCTCGCTGTAGGTCAGGAGATTCTAATTGAGTTGAAAGACCTCTACATCGGCAACTATCGCCTCAGCGCCACTATCGGCACACCTTACACCAGTTCTTCTGGCGATGTCAGCGTGAGCCGTATGCCTCGAGCCTTATGGCAGCAGCACTTCACTTATACAGGTAAAACAAAGGCTATCGAGCCCGAGGAATTCTCAAGTTCGTGGGACCTCAGCAAGGATGCCGGTAAACTGTGCGTCATCAAGGGTGTAAGCATCAAGAAGGGCGGCTACTACAACAGCGACACAAAGCAGTATGTAGATAACGTGCCTTTCGTAAAGGGCGAGTCTACTTTCTCTCATCCCGACTACTCTACCTCATGGTACTTCAATGAGTTAACCGATGCCCAGAAAGGTGGCGTGCAGATCTACACCAGCAACTATGCTGACTTTGCTGCAATGAAGTTGCCTACAGGCAAGATGAACCTCACGGGTGTTATTAAGCGCTATCGCGACCAGTGGGAGCTCATCATCCGCTCTATTGACGATGTGGAAGTATTAAACTAA
- a CDS encoding histidine phosphatase family protein produces MTKLYLVRHGETFDNERQIMQGQTQGELNPTGIRQAEALSRQLADICFDAIVASDLWRSVHTARILAEPHGLEVVTTPLLRERDWGSFTGRFIPNLKDVKPWPDDIESLPAMMDRAGRFLDYVRDNYPDCQVLAVGHGIINKAIQAVYWHKEMYEIEKMKNVEVRILDI; encoded by the coding sequence ATGACCAAACTTTATTTGGTTCGCCATGGTGAGACGTTTGATAATGAGCGTCAGATTATGCAGGGACAGACACAGGGTGAACTGAATCCTACAGGCATCCGCCAGGCTGAGGCTTTAAGCCGTCAGCTGGCGGATATATGTTTTGATGCTATTGTGGCTAGTGACCTTTGGCGGTCTGTCCATACGGCACGTATCCTTGCCGAACCGCATGGTCTTGAAGTGGTCACAACGCCTTTGCTTCGTGAGCGCGACTGGGGGAGTTTTACAGGGCGTTTTATCCCAAACTTGAAAGATGTGAAACCTTGGCCCGATGATATAGAGTCGCTACCAGCAATGATGGATAGGGCAGGGCGATTCCTTGACTATGTTCGTGATAACTATCCTGATTGCCAAGTGCTTGCTGTTGGTCATGGAATCATTAATAAGGCCATTCAAGCAGTATATTGGCATAAGGAAATGTATGAAATAGAGAAAATGAAAAATGTCGAGGTGAGAATCCTCGACATTTAA
- a CDS encoding lipocalin-like domain-containing protein: MAKFCKYLFLLTSSIILLSSCQEGGEAGDLFGQWRLKDSDSKYISFSGSITLFRDIDGSQVFGKFKHNGDSLFIECVSIDGRLSDTVFVETGFGFKPFTDIRLKIDKLNSDDLVLSKDGQTWSFYKY, encoded by the coding sequence ATGGCAAAATTTTGTAAATACCTCTTCCTTCTTACATCATCCATTATCCTTCTATCTTCATGTCAGGAAGGAGGCGAGGCTGGTGATTTGTTTGGCCAGTGGCGCTTGAAAGATTCTGATTCAAAATATATAAGTTTCTCAGGATCGATAACGCTGTTTCGTGATATTGACGGCAGTCAGGTCTTCGGAAAATTCAAGCATAACGGCGACAGCCTGTTTATCGAGTGTGTATCTATTGATGGTAGATTATCAGATACTGTTTTCGTAGAAACAGGATTTGGCTTCAAGCCATTCACGGACATTCGGTTGAAAATAGACAAATTAAACTCCGACGATCTGGTATTGAGTAAAGACGGCCAGACCTGGAGTTTCTACAAGTATTAA
- a CDS encoding TonB-dependent receptor, whose product MNKKLKIVMMALCVAPVAMAQNEIDSLGVQDEQAFTFTEAQLGEDDDMSQNVTITGSNSNIYASQVGYLFSPMRFRYRALNQKYNDIYINGVQMNDMETGQFRYSIVGGLNQQTRGMENSLPFEDNNFSMSGMAGSNNYNFRPSAFATGQRITLSGANRNYTLRGMYTYNSGVKENGWAYSANVTYRWANMNTAYVDGTFYNALSYFFGVEKFINDQHHLSFVTWGNPTERASQGAATDEMYWLANDRYYNPYWGFQNGKKRNSRVVNDFAPTALFTWDWNINDQMKLVTTLTGRYSMYKSTKLNYNNADNPHPNYWKNLPSSYFDVWFEEDANNRTEAGASDWLRAKNLLSGYQRDRQIDFDKLYLANRNAAAQGADAMYYIQAKHNDNLNIALSSNLSFDLNKDQRLNLGFQLATNKGMHYQTMDDLMGATMFHNINTYALGTYAADDARVQYDANNPNAVVREGDKFGYDYNIFVNKANVWMTYAANIGSNTHAFISGRVGGVEMQREGKMKNGMFLNNSYGKSSTAHFLEGGGKTGAVINLGHGHSINGGFGVEVRAPQAQAAFVSPEMNNDFVVDLKNEKNYSAEIGYQMQNSWLKANIIAYGAIIEDATEWQNFYFDDINSFSYVSMTGMSKEYYGVEWGLNFKLTDAINIKTLGTVSEARNTNNAQVWYMSSTKGTFNDANNGQPEIVYNKNMREAGTPLTALSLILSYHKNGWFIDLNGNWYDRIYLSYSPSYRYQSTLDKRNRLDFEPVYDNNGNVLESAVAQAKGKGGFMLDASIGKSLYLSKGRSMSINLMITNLLNNQKIVTGGYEQSRSSYTSSDNVRAYQFQKNPFKYYAYGINGMLNIAYKF is encoded by the coding sequence ATGAATAAAAAGCTGAAAATCGTGATGATGGCGCTATGTGTCGCTCCTGTTGCCATGGCTCAGAATGAGATTGACTCACTGGGTGTGCAGGACGAACAGGCCTTCACTTTCACGGAAGCACAGTTGGGCGAGGACGATGACATGTCGCAAAATGTGACAATCACTGGTTCAAACTCAAACATTTACGCTTCGCAAGTGGGCTATCTGTTCAGCCCCATGCGCTTCCGCTATCGTGCTTTGAATCAAAAGTACAATGACATCTACATTAATGGCGTGCAGATGAACGACATGGAGACGGGCCAGTTCCGCTACTCTATCGTCGGCGGATTGAACCAGCAGACACGTGGTATGGAGAACTCACTGCCTTTCGAAGACAACAACTTCTCTATGAGCGGTATGGCCGGTTCCAACAACTACAACTTCCGTCCATCGGCCTTTGCCACTGGACAGCGCATCACACTGTCAGGTGCCAACCGCAACTATACACTTCGCGGCATGTACACCTATAATAGCGGTGTGAAAGAAAACGGATGGGCCTATTCCGCTAACGTAACCTATCGTTGGGCAAACATGAACACAGCGTATGTAGATGGTACGTTCTATAATGCGCTGAGCTACTTCTTCGGAGTAGAGAAGTTCATCAATGACCAGCACCACCTCTCATTCGTTACATGGGGTAACCCCACCGAGCGCGCATCGCAGGGTGCCGCTACTGACGAGATGTACTGGTTGGCTAATGACCGCTACTACAACCCCTACTGGGGCTTCCAAAATGGCAAGAAGCGTAACTCACGCGTTGTCAACGACTTCGCTCCTACAGCCCTATTTACTTGGGACTGGAACATAAACGACCAGATGAAGTTAGTGACAACACTGACCGGTCGCTATTCTATGTATAAGAGTACCAAGTTAAACTACAATAACGCGGACAATCCCCACCCCAACTACTGGAAGAACTTGCCCAGTAGCTATTTTGATGTATGGTTCGAGGAAGATGCTAATAACCGTACAGAGGCAGGTGCCAGCGACTGGCTGCGCGCCAAGAACCTGTTGTCAGGATATCAGCGCGACCGCCAGATTGACTTCGACAAGCTCTATTTGGCCAACCGCAACGCTGCAGCACAGGGAGCTGATGCCATGTATTATATCCAGGCTAAGCACAACGACAACCTGAACATTGCATTGTCTTCTAATCTGAGTTTTGACCTAAACAAAGACCAGCGTCTGAACTTGGGATTCCAGTTAGCCACCAACAAAGGTATGCACTACCAGACGATGGATGACCTGATGGGAGCCACCATGTTCCATAACATCAACACCTACGCACTTGGCACATACGCTGCCGATGATGCACGCGTACAGTACGACGCTAATAATCCTAATGCCGTAGTACGTGAGGGCGACAAGTTCGGTTATGACTACAATATCTTCGTCAATAAGGCCAACGTATGGATGACATACGCAGCCAATATAGGTAGCAACACCCACGCTTTCATCAGTGGACGCGTTGGCGGTGTTGAGATGCAGCGCGAGGGTAAGATGAAGAACGGTATGTTCCTCAACAACTCTTACGGCAAGAGCAGCACAGCCCACTTTCTGGAAGGCGGCGGTAAGACAGGTGCAGTCATCAATCTGGGTCACGGCCATTCTATCAATGGTGGCTTTGGCGTAGAGGTTCGCGCACCACAGGCTCAGGCAGCCTTCGTATCACCAGAGATGAACAACGACTTCGTGGTTGATCTGAAGAACGAGAAGAATTACTCTGCTGAGATTGGCTACCAGATGCAGAACTCTTGGCTAAAAGCAAACATCATTGCCTATGGTGCTATCATTGAGGATGCTACCGAATGGCAGAACTTCTACTTCGATGATATCAACTCGTTCTCATACGTTTCTATGACAGGCATGTCGAAAGAGTACTACGGTGTGGAATGGGGTCTGAACTTTAAGCTCACCGACGCTATCAACATCAAGACCTTGGGTACCGTAAGCGAGGCTCGCAACACCAACAATGCACAGGTATGGTATATGAGCAGCACTAAGGGCACCTTCAACGATGCCAATAATGGTCAGCCCGAGATTGTATATAATAAGAACATGCGCGAGGCAGGAACACCGCTTACAGCTCTGAGTCTGATTCTGAGCTACCATAAGAACGGTTGGTTCATCGACCTCAACGGCAACTGGTATGATCGCATCTACCTCAGCTACTCACCCTCATACCGTTATCAGTCTACACTCGACAAGCGTAACCGTTTGGACTTCGAGCCTGTATACGACAACAACGGCAACGTATTGGAGAGCGCTGTTGCACAAGCTAAGGGCAAGGGTGGCTTCATGCTCGATGCCTCTATAGGAAAGAGCCTTTATCTGAGCAAGGGTCGTTCTATGAGCATCAACCTAATGATTACCAACCTGCTGAACAATCAGAAGATAGTCACTGGTGGTTATGAGCAGAGCCGTTCCAGCTACACATCCAGCGACAACGTACGTGCTTATCAGTTCCAGAAGAATCCGTTCAAATACTATGCTTATGGTATCAATGGAATGCTGAATATTGCTTACAAGTTCTAA
- a CDS encoding sugar transferase: MTKLENGYVLDGMNEFERNIKRIIDFCIALTCLIVFSPLFLICYILVKREDGGPAIYRQERIGRFGRPFKIYKFRSMCVDAEKNGPALFNLNEEKRLTKIGKFLRDHHLDELPQLWNVLIGDMAFIGPRPERDFYIKQIIERDPRYVYLYQIRPGVTSYATLYNGYTDTLEKMLRRLELDLYYLEHRSWWFDIKILFKTFINIVFGKKF; encoded by the coding sequence GACGGCATGAACGAGTTTGAACGCAACATCAAACGAATAATCGACTTTTGTATTGCGCTGACTTGTCTTATCGTTTTTTCACCATTGTTTCTTATCTGCTATATACTTGTGAAACGTGAAGACGGCGGCCCCGCAATCTACCGACAGGAGCGTATTGGCCGATTTGGTCGTCCATTCAAAATCTACAAATTTCGCAGTATGTGTGTAGATGCCGAGAAAAACGGGCCAGCCCTCTTTAATCTAAATGAAGAAAAACGCTTGACAAAAATAGGAAAGTTTCTGCGTGACCATCATTTGGATGAACTTCCACAGTTATGGAATGTATTGATAGGTGACATGGCTTTTATCGGACCACGTCCAGAACGCGATTTCTATATCAAGCAGATTATAGAGCGCGACCCTCGTTATGTGTATCTCTACCAAATCCGTCCTGGAGTTACTTCTTATGCCACTCTTTATAACGGTTATACAGACACCTTGGAGAAAATGCTGCGACGTCTGGAACTGGACCTCTATTACTTAGAGCATCGTTCTTGGTGGTTTGACATTAAGATTTTGTTCAAGACATTTATAAATATTGTGTTTGGAAAAAAATTTTAA
- a CDS encoding carbohydrate binding domain-containing protein: protein MKKIYSSMMAIAIAAFTFTACEDVPEPYNNPYDSLKPDEPEVVIEPAGEGTATDPYNIAKALQVCQEVGETGTTEDVYAKGIITSISDIDTGQYGNATFMISDDSKGTNTITVYRAYPGKDKKFTSDTEIAVGDTVVIVGKLVNYKSNTPEFTQGCYIYSLKKGEGGSTEQPDAPGTLEAPLTVAQALAYIDNLGADKQSPVGYVKGKIVAVSEISTSYGNATYTISDDGTEANTLQIYRGLGLGGEKFTSEDAIKAGDIVVVSGKLVNFKGNTKQFAQGSKIVELNGQKADNGGDTPSGEATGNGTENSPFNVAAAVAKCVETGETATNDIFFVKGIVDAEYTVDSYKNATIVLVDAEGASQKFTAYRVKGADGKSLKEGYKIPKGATVIVSGKLVNFKGNTPETAQNSGTLISVNGQAPELDGESGEGGEGGEGGGSGDVVTTLTNGDFETWAEGLPTGWKSASSASSATLEQSTDAHGGSYSVNVKGNESSNKRLASQEITLEAGTYTFSFWAKATVSDASQARPGFVPVVDGTAVSSSYTYGDYATLSTDWQQVSYEFTLTAETTVCLLVMNPKKSSYSSGKDILIDDATLTKK, encoded by the coding sequence ATGAAAAAGATATATTCAAGCATGATGGCTATTGCCATCGCAGCATTCACCTTCACTGCATGTGAAGATGTGCCCGAGCCATACAACAATCCGTACGACTCGCTTAAACCAGATGAGCCCGAGGTAGTTATCGAACCTGCTGGCGAAGGAACTGCCACAGATCCATACAATATCGCGAAAGCATTACAAGTATGTCAAGAGGTTGGCGAAACAGGAACTACAGAGGATGTATACGCCAAAGGTATTATCACCAGCATTAGCGACATCGACACTGGCCAGTACGGAAATGCGACATTCATGATTTCTGACGATTCAAAGGGCACAAACACTATTACAGTGTATCGTGCATATCCCGGTAAAGATAAGAAATTTACAAGTGACACTGAAATCGCTGTGGGTGACACAGTTGTTATCGTAGGTAAACTGGTGAACTACAAGAGCAACACACCTGAATTCACACAAGGTTGCTACATCTATTCTCTAAAGAAGGGCGAAGGTGGTAGCACTGAGCAGCCTGACGCTCCTGGCACACTGGAAGCACCTTTGACCGTAGCTCAGGCTCTGGCCTATATTGATAACCTTGGTGCCGACAAGCAGTCACCTGTGGGCTATGTAAAGGGTAAGATTGTTGCCGTTTCTGAGATTAGTACCTCTTATGGCAATGCCACCTATACAATCTCTGATGATGGTACAGAAGCTAATACCCTGCAGATTTACCGTGGTCTTGGTCTTGGCGGCGAGAAGTTCACTTCTGAGGATGCCATCAAGGCTGGTGATATTGTTGTTGTTTCTGGTAAGCTCGTTAACTTCAAGGGCAATACCAAGCAGTTCGCTCAGGGCAGCAAGATTGTAGAGCTCAACGGCCAGAAAGCAGATAATGGCGGTGACACTCCTAGTGGTGAAGCCACTGGTAATGGTACAGAAAATTCTCCTTTCAACGTAGCAGCTGCAGTTGCTAAGTGTGTAGAAACAGGAGAAACTGCAACTAACGATATCTTCTTCGTTAAAGGTATTGTGGATGCTGAATACACCGTTGACAGCTACAAGAATGCTACAATAGTTCTGGTTGACGCAGAGGGTGCTTCACAGAAGTTCACAGCATACCGTGTAAAGGGAGCTGACGGCAAAAGCCTCAAGGAAGGCTACAAGATTCCCAAAGGTGCTACAGTCATTGTAAGCGGTAAACTTGTAAACTTTAAAGGCAACACTCCGGAAACTGCCCAGAACTCAGGCACACTTATCAGCGTAAACGGTCAGGCTCCTGAACTCGATGGTGAAAGCGGCGAAGGCGGCGAAGGTGGTGAAGGTGGTGGCAGCGGTGATGTTGTCACGACATTGACCAATGGTGACTTTGAAACATGGGCAGAAGGTCTGCCCACTGGATGGAAGTCGGCCAGTTCTGCCAGCTCTGCAACATTGGAACAGAGCACCGATGCACATGGTGGCAGCTACTCTGTAAACGTGAAAGGCAACGAAAGTTCAAACAAGCGTCTGGCTTCTCAGGAAATAACTCTTGAAGCAGGTACTTACACTTTCTCATTCTGGGCTAAAGCAACTGTATCGGATGCATCTCAGGCTCGTCCTGGCTTTGTTCCTGTTGTAGATGGTACTGCGGTTTCGAGTTCTTATACTTACGGTGATTACGCTACACTCAGCACAGATTGGCAGCAGGTTAGCTATGAGTTTACACTTACTGCAGAAACAACTGTTTGTTTGCTAGTAATGAACCCCAAGAAGTCCAGTTACTCTTCAGGTAAGGACATTCTGATTGATGACGCTACACTGACAAAGAAATAA
- the udk gene encoding uridine kinase: protein MTIIGIAGGTGSGKTTVVRKIAQALPPHCVAVVPIDSYYNDTTNMTPEERKAINFDHPDAFDWKLLTEHVKKLKNGEAVEQPTYSYIESNRQKETIHVEPKPVIIIEGIMALHNKKLRDAMDLKIFVDTDNDVRLIRNIRRDVVERGRTVEMVLDRYEKVLKPMHEQFIEPTKKFADLIVPWGGDNRTGIHILKTYIEGIVVK, encoded by the coding sequence ATGACAATAATTGGCATAGCAGGCGGCACGGGTTCGGGCAAGACCACCGTTGTGAGAAAGATTGCCCAAGCACTGCCTCCTCATTGTGTGGCTGTAGTTCCTATTGACTCGTATTATAATGATACGACAAATATGACGCCTGAGGAGCGCAAGGCTATCAACTTTGATCATCCAGACGCTTTCGACTGGAAATTGCTGACTGAGCATGTGAAGAAGTTGAAGAATGGTGAAGCCGTGGAACAGCCGACTTATTCCTATATAGAGAGTAACCGTCAGAAAGAGACTATTCACGTAGAGCCCAAGCCCGTTATTATTATTGAGGGAATCATGGCGTTGCACAATAAGAAGTTGCGCGATGCAATGGATCTGAAAATATTTGTCGATACCGATAACGATGTTCGACTCATCAGAAACATCCGTCGTGATGTAGTGGAGCGTGGACGTACAGTGGAAATGGTGCTTGATCGCTATGAAAAGGTGTTGAAGCCCATGCATGAGCAGTTTATCGAGCCAACGAAGAAGTTTGCTGACCTGATAGTTCCTTGGGGAGGCGACAATCGTACGGGTATCCATATTCTGAAGACCTATATTGAGGGTATTGTGGTTAAGTGA